CTCCAGGATCGAGGCCGTCTGGATCGCCTCGCCCAGGCCCATGTTCAGCGTCACCTTCGCAAGCGTGGGCACCTGCATCACGTTCTTGTAGGAAAACTCCTTGCGCAGCTGCTCGACCACGTCGGAACGATATTTTTCGAGCAACCGAGGTACGTACGTCATCACCCAAAACTCCTAGAAAACCAGGTTACACCGTGTCGAGGATCTCGCCGCCCTTTTGGGTCACGCGGACCCGGCGGCCGTCCTCCAGCCGTTTGCGCTGCACGCGCGAGGGCCGTGTTGTTTTCGGATCGACGGGCATCACGTTGCTGATGTGCATCTTGCCCTCTTTCTCGATGATCCCGCCCTGCTGGCCGGCCTGCGTGGGCTTGGTGTGCCGCTTGATCATGTTGAGCTTCTCGACGACCACCCGCCCCTCGCTCTTGAGGATGCGGAGCACCGTGCCGCGCTTGCCCTTGTCACGCCCGGCGATCACCTCGACGGTATCGCCTTTCTTGACGTGAAACTTCTTTTGCTTACTCTTCACACCGGCCATCTTCTTCCTTCCAGAGTCCCGGGGCTAAAGAACCTCGGGCGCCAGGGAGACGATCCGCATGAAGCGTCTCCGCCGCAGTTCGCGGGCGACCGGCCCGAAAATACGGGTGCCGACAGGCTCGCGGGCCTCGTTGATGATCACAACGGCGTTGTCATCGAAGCGGATGTAGGTCCCGTCTTCGCGGCCGGTCTCCTTGACCGTCCGGACAACCACCGCCCGTCTGACCTCGCCTTTCTTCACGGGGCTGTTCGGCGTCGCTTCCTTGATCGCAACGACGATGATGTCGCCGATGCGGGCGTAGCGCCGCCGCGAGCCCCCGAGTACCTTGATGCACTGGACGCGCCGCGCACCCGAGTTGTCCGCCACGCTGCACATGGTTCGCATCTGGATCATTACAAATTCCTCTTGCGCTTGCGCGTCTTATTTCGCACGCTCGATGACATCGAGAAGCCGCCAGCGCTTCCTGCTGCTGAGCGGGCGCGTCTCGATGATTCGCACACGATCGCCCACTTTGAGGGTGTTCTCCTCATCGTGGACCAAAAACTTCGTCCGCCTGCGGACAACACGCTTGAACCGGGGGTGCTTGAAGGTACGCTCCACCTGGACCGTGGCGGTTTTCTCCATCTTGTCGCTCACGACCTGGCCGGTACGGATCTTCCGGCGGCCTCTCTCTTCGCCCATCTAGTTACTCTCCTTGGAGGCCTCGGGAGCCGCTGCCTTCTGCTCCTGCTTCAA
This genomic window from bacterium contains:
- the rplX gene encoding 50S ribosomal protein L24, whose product is MKSKQKKFHVKKGDTVEVIAGRDKGKRGTVLRILKSEGRVVVEKLNMIKRHTKPTQAGQQGGIIEKEGKMHISNVMPVDPKTTRPSRVQRKRLEDGRRVRVTQKGGEILDTV
- the rpsQ gene encoding 30S ribosomal protein S17, which produces MGEERGRRKIRTGQVVSDKMEKTATVQVERTFKHPRFKRVVRRRTKFLVHDEENTLKVGDRVRIIETRPLSSRKRWRLLDVIERAK
- the rplN gene encoding 50S ribosomal protein L14, producing the protein MIQMRTMCSVADNSGARRVQCIKVLGGSRRRYARIGDIIVVAIKEATPNSPVKKGEVRRAVVVRTVKETGREDGTYIRFDDNAVVIINEAREPVGTRIFGPVARELRRRRFMRIVSLAPEVL